One Pseudomonas sp. AN-1 genomic region harbors:
- the ung gene encoding uracil-DNA glycosylase — protein sequence MSAAQDRIKLEPGWKAALGEEFDKPYMQALGEFLRREKAAGKQIFPPGGLIFNALNSTPLERVKVVIIGQDPYHGPGQAHGLCFSVQPGVPVPPSLLNIFKELKRDLNIDPPNHGCLQHWAEQGVLLLNTSLTVEQGKAGSHAAAGWQPFTDRVIEVVSRERPHLVFLLWGAHAQSKERLIDPTKHLILRSPHPSPLSAHRGFIGNGHFGRTNKFLEQHGLAPIDWRLPAR from the coding sequence ATGAGCGCCGCGCAGGATCGCATCAAACTCGAACCGGGCTGGAAGGCGGCCCTCGGCGAGGAGTTCGACAAGCCCTACATGCAGGCGCTGGGCGAGTTCCTGCGCCGCGAGAAGGCCGCCGGCAAGCAGATCTTTCCGCCCGGCGGGCTGATCTTCAACGCGCTGAACTCCACCCCGCTGGAGCGGGTCAAGGTGGTGATCATCGGCCAGGACCCCTACCACGGCCCGGGCCAGGCCCACGGCCTGTGCTTCTCGGTGCAGCCGGGGGTACCGGTGCCGCCGTCGCTGCTGAACATCTTCAAGGAACTCAAGCGCGACCTGAACATCGATCCGCCCAACCATGGCTGCCTGCAGCACTGGGCCGAGCAGGGCGTGCTGCTGCTCAACACCTCGCTGACCGTCGAGCAGGGCAAGGCCGGTTCGCACGCCGCGGCAGGCTGGCAGCCGTTCACCGACCGGGTGATCGAGGTGGTCAGCCGGGAGCGGCCGCACCTGGTGTTCCTGCTGTGGGGCGCCCACGCGCAGAGCAAGGAGCGCCTGATCGATCCGACCAAGCACCTGATCCTGCGCTCGCCGCATCCCTCGCCGCTGTCGGCGCACCGCGGCTTCATCGGCAACGGCCATTTCGGCCGCACCAACAAGTTCCTCGAGCAGCACGGCCTGGCGCCGATCGACTGGCGCCTGCCGGCGCGCTGA
- a CDS encoding DUF6279 family lipoprotein: MFRLALSPRLLALLLALLVLAACSRLELVYRNLDWLIPWKLDDYLSLDATQSAWLDARLDEHLAWHCRHELPRYLDWLERQRPLLAGSPGADRLKAPLLEARSLLQPTLERVAPDAAHLLARLDAAQVDELDENLAAERAELHERFLGGTPQERLQRRVERMEQRLESWLGPLYPQQRAYLRFWAARQEAGVRPWLEFRQRWQAQLLTELRRPSGDRAARLLPLLGDPERYGGEDYRQAAERARQALADLLSELWASATADQRVHLMQRLDRLRDDLAGLPCRS, translated from the coding sequence ATGTTCCGTCTCGCTCTCTCCCCCCGCCTGCTCGCCCTGCTGCTCGCCCTGCTGGTGCTGGCGGCCTGCAGCCGCCTCGAGCTGGTCTACCGCAACCTCGACTGGCTGATTCCCTGGAAGCTGGACGACTACCTGAGCCTCGACGCCACGCAGAGCGCCTGGCTCGACGCGCGCCTCGACGAACACCTGGCCTGGCACTGCCGCCACGAATTGCCGCGCTACCTGGACTGGCTCGAGCGCCAGCGCCCGCTGCTCGCCGGCAGCCCCGGCGCCGACCGGCTCAAGGCGCCGCTGCTGGAGGCGCGCAGCCTGCTGCAGCCGACCCTCGAGCGCGTCGCTCCGGACGCCGCCCATCTGCTCGCCCGGCTCGACGCCGCGCAGGTCGACGAGCTGGACGAAAACCTCGCCGCCGAACGGGCCGAACTGCACGAGCGCTTTCTCGGCGGCACGCCGCAGGAGCGCCTGCAGCGCCGCGTGGAGCGCATGGAGCAGCGCCTGGAGAGCTGGCTGGGCCCGCTGTATCCGCAGCAGCGCGCCTATCTGCGCTTCTGGGCCGCGCGCCAGGAAGCCGGCGTGCGCCCCTGGCTGGAGTTTCGCCAGCGCTGGCAGGCGCAGTTGCTGACCGAGCTGCGCCGGCCGTCAGGCGACCGCGCCGCACGCCTCCTGCCGCTGCTGGGCGACCCCGAGCGCTACGGCGGCGAGGATTACCGCCAAGCGGCGGAGCGTGCCCGACAGGCGCTGGCCGATCTGCTCAGCGAACTGTGGGCCAGCGCCACCGCGGACCAGCGCGTACACCTCATGCAGCGGCTGGACCGCCTGCGCGACGACCTCGCCGGGCTGCCCTGCCGAAGCTGA
- a CDS encoding LysR substrate-binding domain-containing protein — MELRQFRYFLKVVECKSLGRAALELEVSTSALSQQISKLESELSTRLLNRTSTGVVPTGAGIAFLHHAQLALRQAELAISAAQRGRMSGQVSVGLAPTTAKVLALPLIAAMRTRYPDIQLHLVEMLSGYLASQLNARQLDLAVLFQVDVGRRWCVRPLVDEQLFVIAPLDLPGLPQEGAVRLADLGELPLILPSAQHGLRTSVMAAFESSGIRPNVVMDIDGLAILMDAVRAGHAATIQPGGAAAHAAEDGLRVLPIADPHAGRRNLLASLSDDELSPAALAARVVIVDVARELVRSGQWPGASWIEEFAVPAL; from the coding sequence ATGGAGCTGAGGCAGTTTCGTTATTTTCTCAAGGTAGTCGAGTGCAAAAGCCTTGGGCGGGCGGCCTTGGAGCTTGAGGTGAGCACTTCGGCACTGAGTCAGCAGATCAGCAAGCTGGAGAGCGAGCTCAGCACCCGTCTGCTGAATCGCACCAGCACGGGCGTAGTACCAACCGGTGCCGGCATTGCCTTCCTGCATCATGCGCAGCTGGCGCTGCGTCAGGCCGAGCTGGCGATAAGTGCTGCCCAGCGTGGGCGCATGAGCGGTCAGGTCAGTGTCGGCCTTGCTCCGACCACGGCAAAGGTGCTGGCTCTGCCGTTGATTGCCGCGATGCGTACGCGCTACCCGGACATTCAGCTGCATCTGGTGGAGATGCTCTCCGGCTATCTGGCCAGTCAGCTCAATGCTCGTCAGCTGGATCTGGCCGTGCTTTTCCAGGTTGACGTTGGTCGGCGCTGGTGCGTCCGGCCGCTGGTGGACGAGCAGTTGTTCGTCATCGCGCCTCTTGACTTGCCTGGCTTGCCTCAGGAAGGGGCTGTCCGGCTGGCAGACCTGGGCGAGCTGCCCTTGATCCTGCCGAGTGCCCAGCATGGCCTGCGTACCAGCGTGATGGCCGCATTCGAGAGTTCGGGTATCCGGCCGAACGTGGTGATGGACATCGATGGCCTGGCAATTTTGATGGATGCTGTCCGTGCCGGGCATGCCGCCACCATACAGCCGGGGGGCGCGGCGGCCCACGCTGCAGAGGATGGTCTGCGGGTGCTGCCAATCGCTGATCCTCACGCGGGACGGCGCAACCTGCTGGCCAGTCTGTCTGATGACGAGCTGTCTCCGGCTGCCTTGGCTGCACGGGTGGTCATCGTCGATGTGGCTCGTGAGCTGGTGCGTTCCGGGCAGTGGCCTGGGGCCAGCTGGATCGAGGAGTTTGCGGTTCCGGCCCTTTAG
- the tcuA gene encoding FAD-dependent tricarballylate dehydrogenase TcuA, producing the protein MIDVLVVGGGNAALCAALMAREAGASVLLLESSPREWRGGNSQHTRNLRCMHEKPQDVLVDAYPEEEYWQDLLKVTGGITNEKLARMAIRASSSCRDWMRSHGVHFQPPLSGALHVARTNAFFMGGGKALVNAYYRSAERLGVQIRYDMPVVDIELQDGRFVAAHVAERTVNGQRLPAERITARSCVLAAGGFESNREWLREAWGQNERGEWPSDNFLIRGTRFNKGVLLRRMIELGADSIGDPTQAHMVAIDARAPLYDGGICTRIDCVSLGVVVNREGQRFYDEGEDFWPKRYAIWGRLVAQQPGQIGYSIIDRKSVGSFMPPVFPGTKADSLDELARLLGLPEAEFVKTIESYNRACRVGTFDHTALDDCHTEGITPAKTHWARPLDTPPYYGYPLRPGVTFTYLGLRTDATAAVHFAGKPCANLFVAGEMMAGNVLGKGYTAGIGMAIGTAFGRIAGTEAAAAAGYRSHAVTAGHDHANV; encoded by the coding sequence ATGATCGATGTACTGGTAGTGGGTGGCGGCAATGCAGCGCTTTGCGCCGCCCTGATGGCCCGGGAAGCAGGAGCCAGTGTCCTGCTGCTGGAGAGTTCGCCGCGCGAATGGCGTGGCGGCAATTCCCAGCACACTCGCAACCTGCGCTGCATGCATGAGAAGCCTCAAGATGTACTGGTCGATGCCTATCCGGAGGAGGAGTACTGGCAGGACCTGCTGAAGGTCACCGGCGGCATTACCAACGAGAAGCTTGCACGCATGGCCATCCGTGCCTCGTCATCCTGCCGCGACTGGATGCGCAGTCATGGCGTGCATTTTCAGCCGCCACTGTCGGGGGCCCTGCATGTGGCGCGCACTAACGCCTTCTTCATGGGCGGTGGCAAGGCGCTGGTGAATGCCTATTACCGGAGTGCCGAGCGCCTGGGTGTGCAGATCCGCTACGACATGCCAGTGGTCGATATCGAGCTGCAGGACGGTCGTTTCGTGGCGGCGCATGTCGCTGAGCGCACGGTCAACGGGCAGCGCTTGCCCGCCGAACGTATCACTGCGCGTAGTTGCGTGCTGGCAGCCGGTGGTTTCGAGTCCAACCGCGAGTGGCTGCGTGAGGCATGGGGGCAGAATGAGCGCGGCGAGTGGCCTTCGGACAATTTCCTGATCCGCGGTACGCGCTTCAACAAGGGCGTTTTGCTGCGCCGCATGATCGAACTGGGGGCCGATTCCATCGGCGATCCGACCCAGGCCCATATGGTGGCGATCGATGCGCGCGCGCCGCTGTATGACGGCGGTATCTGCACGCGCATCGACTGTGTGTCGCTGGGTGTCGTCGTCAACCGCGAAGGGCAGCGCTTTTACGACGAAGGCGAAGACTTCTGGCCCAAGCGCTACGCCATCTGGGGGCGTCTGGTGGCCCAGCAGCCGGGGCAGATCGGCTACTCCATCATCGACCGCAAGTCGGTCGGCAGCTTCATGCCGCCGGTATTTCCAGGCACCAAGGCCGACAGTCTCGATGAGCTGGCGCGACTGCTCGGACTGCCTGAGGCCGAGTTCGTGAAGACCATCGAGAGTTACAACCGGGCCTGTCGTGTCGGCACCTTCGACCACACGGCGCTGGACGACTGCCACACCGAGGGGATCACTCCCGCCAAGACGCATTGGGCACGGCCGCTCGATACGCCGCCCTACTACGGTTACCCGCTGCGCCCGGGGGTCACCTTCACCTATCTCGGCCTGAGGACCGACGCAACCGCTGCGGTGCATTTCGCCGGCAAGCCCTGCGCCAATCTGTTCGTGGCTGGCGAGATGATGGCCGGCAACGTGCTTGGCAAGGGCTATACGGCGGGCATCGGCATGGCCATCGGCACCGCCTTCGGGCGTATCGCCGGAACCGAGGCGGCTGCTGCTGCCGGATACCGTTCACACGCAGTGACAGCAGGACACGACCATGCAAATGTTTGA
- the tcuB gene encoding tricarballylate utilization 4Fe-4S protein TcuB — protein MQMFDPHAPQGQGPEGKAGQLIPILNLAETEVERQMTICNSCRYCEGFCAVFPAMTRRLEFGRADIHYLANLCHNCGACLHACQYAAPHDFAVNVPQAMAKVRMETYAEYAWPAPLGKLYKRNGLTLALASAAALVLFLILTVAASGNLFAPVVGGNFYAIFPHNTLVLMFGSVFGFAVLALALGVRRFWRNVSPPGAPEVNVNAAALEATQAVLELKYLDGGHGQGCNNADDQFTLWRRRFHHLTFYGFMLCFAATSVATLYHYLFGWEAPYPVTSLPVLLGIVGGVGLLIGPAGLLWLNYRRHPEHGDVKQRPMDRGFIALLFLVSLSGLALLAFRETSAMALLLATHLGLVMAFFLTMPYSKFAHGIFRSAALLKSAIEKRQPNTLKLGGD, from the coding sequence ATGCAAATGTTTGATCCCCACGCCCCTCAGGGGCAAGGCCCGGAGGGTAAAGCAGGCCAGTTGATCCCCATCCTCAATCTGGCGGAAACCGAGGTCGAGCGGCAGATGACCATCTGCAACTCCTGCCGCTACTGCGAGGGCTTCTGCGCAGTGTTTCCGGCGATGACCCGCCGACTGGAGTTCGGCCGGGCCGATATCCATTACCTGGCCAATCTGTGCCACAACTGCGGCGCCTGCCTGCATGCCTGCCAATACGCAGCACCCCACGATTTCGCGGTCAACGTGCCTCAGGCCATGGCCAAGGTGCGGATGGAAACCTATGCCGAATACGCCTGGCCGGCTCCGCTCGGCAAGCTCTACAAGCGCAACGGTCTGACCCTGGCGCTGGCCAGTGCGGCCGCCCTGGTGCTCTTCCTGATCCTGACCGTGGCAGCCAGCGGCAACCTGTTCGCGCCGGTAGTGGGTGGCAATTTCTACGCCATTTTCCCGCACAACACGCTGGTGCTGATGTTCGGCTCGGTGTTCGGTTTTGCCGTGCTGGCGCTGGCGCTTGGCGTGCGTCGTTTCTGGCGGAACGTCTCACCGCCCGGAGCGCCTGAGGTCAACGTGAATGCGGCGGCTCTCGAGGCGACTCAGGCAGTGCTCGAGCTGAAGTACCTGGATGGTGGACATGGCCAGGGCTGCAACAACGCAGACGACCAGTTCACCCTGTGGCGCCGGCGTTTCCACCACCTGACCTTCTACGGGTTCATGCTGTGCTTTGCCGCTACCAGTGTGGCGACGCTCTACCACTACCTGTTCGGCTGGGAGGCGCCCTATCCGGTGACCAGCTTGCCGGTGTTGCTGGGGATTGTCGGTGGTGTCGGCCTGCTGATCGGTCCGGCTGGTCTGTTGTGGCTGAACTACCGTCGTCACCCTGAGCATGGCGATGTCAAGCAGCGGCCGATGGATCGTGGTTTCATTGCCCTGCTGTTCCTGGTCAGCCTGAGTGGCCTGGCGCTGCTCGCCTTCCGGGAAACCAGTGCCATGGCCCTGTTGCTGGCAACCCATCTGGGGCTGGTGATGGCCTTCTTCCTGACCATGCCCTACAGCAAGTTTGCCCACGGTATCTTCCGCAGTGCGGCACTGCTCAAGTCGGCGATCGAAAAGCGCCAGCCCAATACGCTCAAGCTGGGCGGCGATTGA
- a CDS encoding AbrB family transcriptional regulator codes for MRLRTELLATPIVGAGGGYLASLMGWPLPWLVGALLAVMLVRCSGWLLAEMPGGRQTGQWLIASGLGLHFTTEVLAQMVEHFAIILLGALGTLLLSLIGITLLRQAGVDRATAFFSSMPGGASEMVNLARRNQAHAAQVAAAHSLRLLLVVLLIPALFNWGLPTPSAPPATPVDWRWLALLLPAGALLALLWKHLHQPNPWMLGPLLTCAIAASSFDLHIGLPPLAGPTGQWLIGCALGCHFDRGFFRSAPAFLARILLFSLLAMLCAAALASGLGWLAGKDHLSLMLGMMPGGITELCLTAEALQLSVAMVTALQVLRLFLVMFLAEPLYRLWQRRS; via the coding sequence ATGCGACTGCGCACTGAACTCCTCGCCACCCCCATCGTCGGGGCCGGCGGCGGCTACCTGGCCAGCCTCATGGGTTGGCCACTGCCGTGGCTGGTCGGCGCTCTGCTGGCGGTCATGCTGGTACGCTGCAGCGGCTGGTTGCTGGCCGAGATGCCGGGGGGCCGGCAGACCGGCCAATGGCTGATCGCCAGCGGCCTCGGCCTGCACTTCACCACCGAGGTTCTGGCGCAGATGGTCGAGCATTTCGCCATCATCCTGCTGGGAGCTCTGGGGACACTGCTGCTCAGTCTGATCGGAATCACCCTGCTTAGGCAGGCTGGGGTGGACCGGGCAACGGCTTTCTTCTCCAGCATGCCCGGAGGCGCCAGCGAGATGGTCAATCTCGCCCGCCGCAATCAGGCCCATGCCGCACAGGTGGCTGCGGCGCACAGCCTGCGGCTGTTGCTGGTGGTTCTGCTGATTCCGGCATTGTTCAATTGGGGTCTGCCGACCCCATCCGCCCCGCCAGCCACGCCAGTGGACTGGCGCTGGCTCGCGCTTCTCCTGCCAGCCGGGGCTTTGCTGGCCCTGCTCTGGAAGCATCTGCACCAGCCGAACCCCTGGATGCTGGGACCTCTGCTGACCTGCGCAATAGCTGCCAGCAGCTTCGACCTGCACATCGGCCTGCCCCCGCTGGCGGGCCCGACAGGCCAGTGGCTGATCGGCTGCGCACTGGGTTGCCATTTCGACCGCGGCTTCTTCCGTTCTGCCCCTGCATTTCTCGCCCGCATATTGCTGTTCAGCCTGCTGGCCATGCTCTGCGCTGCCGCTCTGGCGAGCGGCCTGGGCTGGCTGGCAGGAAAGGACCACCTCTCCCTGATGCTGGGCATGATGCCCGGTGGCATCACCGAGCTGTGTCTGACCGCCGAGGCCCTGCAGCTGTCGGTGGCAATGGTCACCGCGCTGCAGGTGTTGCGCCTGTTTCTCGTGATGTTTCTCGCCGAACCGCTGTACCGGCTCTGGCAACGCCGGAGCTGA
- a CDS encoding tripartite tricarboxylate transporter permease, translated as METLNFLLQGFDVALRPDNLLMALFGAIVGTIVGMLPGLGPINGVALLLPLAFALGLPPETALILLAAVYLGCEYGGRISAILLNVPGDAAAIMTTIDGYPLAKQGKAGIALSLSAMSSFIGSTIATIGVVLFAPILANWAVAFGPAEYFVLMVFAITCLGGLVGDKPAKTLMAALMGLALATVGVDATTGVYRFTFGSLSLSDGIQFVIVVIGLFSVSEILLMLEQTHSGQQAVKASGRLLFNFKEFCQVGWATVRSALSGFVIGTLPGAGATIASAMAYINEKRIAGSSGRFGQGDLRGLAAPEAANNASACGSLIPMLTLGVPGSGTTAVMIGALTLYNITPGPLLFEQQPDVVWGLIASLFIGNVILLVMNIPLVGLFSRMLSVPNWILVPAIIVVSLVGVWAVHSTTFDLVLMIALGVFGYILRKLDFPLSALILGFVLGDLMEDNLRRALSISSGELGILWSSPITLVLWALVALMLAMPGIRWWRARGKAQTADATAH; from the coding sequence ATGGAAACCTTGAACTTCCTGCTGCAGGGCTTCGATGTCGCCCTGCGCCCCGACAATCTGCTGATGGCGTTGTTCGGCGCCATCGTCGGCACCATCGTCGGCATGCTGCCGGGCCTCGGTCCGATCAACGGCGTCGCACTGCTGCTGCCACTGGCCTTCGCCCTCGGCCTGCCGCCGGAAACCGCGCTGATCCTGCTGGCCGCCGTGTATCTCGGCTGCGAGTACGGCGGACGCATTTCCGCCATCCTGCTCAACGTGCCGGGTGATGCCGCGGCGATCATGACCACCATCGACGGCTATCCGCTGGCCAAGCAGGGCAAGGCCGGCATCGCCCTGTCGCTGTCGGCGATGAGCTCGTTCATCGGCAGTACCATCGCCACCATCGGCGTGGTGCTGTTCGCTCCGATCCTCGCCAACTGGGCGGTGGCCTTCGGTCCGGCCGAGTACTTCGTGCTGATGGTGTTCGCCATCACCTGCCTGGGCGGCCTGGTCGGTGACAAGCCGGCAAAGACCCTGATGGCCGCGCTGATGGGCCTGGCGCTGGCCACCGTCGGCGTCGATGCCACCACCGGCGTGTACCGCTTCACTTTCGGCAGCCTCAGCCTGTCCGACGGCATCCAGTTCGTGATCGTGGTGATCGGCCTGTTCAGCGTCAGCGAGATCCTGCTGATGCTCGAGCAGACCCACAGCGGCCAGCAAGCGGTCAAGGCCAGTGGACGCCTGCTGTTCAACTTCAAAGAGTTCTGCCAGGTTGGCTGGGCCACGGTGCGCAGCGCCCTCAGCGGCTTCGTAATCGGTACCCTGCCGGGCGCCGGGGCGACCATTGCCAGCGCCATGGCCTACATCAACGAGAAGCGCATCGCGGGCAGCTCCGGCCGTTTCGGCCAGGGCGACCTGCGCGGCCTGGCCGCCCCGGAAGCAGCCAACAACGCCTCGGCCTGCGGCTCGCTGATCCCCATGCTGACCCTCGGCGTGCCGGGCTCGGGCACCACCGCGGTGATGATCGGCGCACTGACCCTGTACAACATCACCCCCGGCCCACTGCTGTTCGAGCAGCAGCCCGACGTGGTGTGGGGCCTGATCGCCTCGCTGTTCATCGGCAACGTCATCCTGCTGGTGATGAACATCCCGCTGGTCGGCCTGTTCTCGCGCATGCTCAGCGTGCCGAACTGGATCCTGGTGCCGGCAATCATCGTCGTCAGCCTGGTCGGCGTCTGGGCCGTGCACAGCACCACCTTCGACCTGGTGCTGATGATCGCTCTCGGCGTGTTCGGCTACATCCTGCGCAAGCTGGACTTCCCGCTGTCGGCGCTGATCCTCGGCTTCGTCCTCGGCGACCTGATGGAGGACAACCTGCGCCGCGCCCTGTCGATCTCCAGCGGCGAACTGGGCATCCTGTGGTCCAGCCCGATCACCCTGGTGCTCTGGGCGCTGGTGGCGCTGATGCTGGCCATGCCGGGCATCCGCTGGTGGCGTGCGCGCGGCAAGGCCCAAACCGCAGATGCGACTGCGCACTGA
- a CDS encoding tripartite tricarboxylate transporter TctB family protein, giving the protein MYDRLFGSVWLLLCAGLALIAWGFQAPFSYDPVGPRSYPLLLLGLLGAGALWLVIRPAVHQHLLSRPQTLRAALCVAGLLAYAFLFDPLGFVPATALATAGLGLLFGGRPLPCALSGVLMGVLLYVLFDLLLDVPLPLGVFAFLVE; this is encoded by the coding sequence ATGTATGACCGCCTGTTCGGCTCGGTCTGGTTGCTGCTGTGCGCCGGACTGGCCCTGATCGCCTGGGGGTTCCAGGCCCCCTTCTCCTACGACCCGGTCGGGCCTCGCTCCTACCCTCTGCTGCTGCTCGGCCTGCTCGGTGCCGGCGCCCTGTGGCTGGTGATCCGCCCGGCCGTGCACCAGCACCTGCTGAGCCGCCCGCAGACCCTGCGCGCTGCGCTGTGCGTCGCCGGCCTGCTGGCCTATGCCTTCCTGTTCGACCCGCTGGGCTTCGTTCCGGCCACTGCGCTGGCTACCGCCGGCCTCGGCCTGCTGTTCGGCGGCCGGCCGCTGCCCTGCGCGCTGTCCGGCGTGCTGATGGGCGTACTGCTCTACGTGCTGTTCGACCTGCTGCTCGACGTGCCCCTGCCGCTGGGCGTGTTCGCCTTCCTCGTGGAGTGA
- a CDS encoding tripartite tricarboxylate transporter substrate binding protein — protein MNTAITRIALAAAGLAFAGQLLAAEPKRPECIAPAKPGGGFDLTCKLAQSGLKDGGLLKAPMRVTYMPGGIGAVAYNAVVAQRPKDPGTITAFSSGSLLNLAQGKFGRYDENAVRWLAAIGTDYGAVIVREDSPYKTLNDLLDVLKQDPGKLVIGAGGTIGSQDWMQTALIARAAGVDPQKLRYVAFEGGGEPMTALLGSHVQAVISGLSEGTAQLEAGKVRVLAVMSEDRLPGKLTNIPTAKEQGYDITWPIVRGFYMGPEVKDEDYAWWKGQFDKMLASEDFAQLREKRDLFPLAMTGDELREFVLQQVAQYKQLAGEFGLVQ, from the coding sequence ATGAACACTGCTATCACCCGCATCGCCCTCGCCGCCGCCGGCCTCGCCTTCGCCGGCCAGCTGCTCGCCGCCGAGCCCAAGCGCCCGGAGTGCATCGCCCCGGCCAAGCCCGGCGGCGGCTTCGACCTGACCTGCAAGCTGGCGCAGAGCGGCCTCAAGGACGGCGGCCTGCTCAAGGCGCCGATGCGCGTCACCTACATGCCCGGAGGCATTGGCGCGGTAGCCTACAACGCCGTGGTCGCCCAGCGGCCCAAGGACCCGGGCACCATCACCGCCTTCTCCTCAGGATCCCTGCTCAACCTGGCGCAGGGCAAGTTCGGCCGCTACGACGAAAACGCAGTCAGGTGGCTGGCCGCCATCGGTACCGACTACGGCGCCGTCATCGTCCGCGAGGACTCCCCCTACAAGACGCTCAACGATCTGCTTGACGTCTTGAAACAGGATCCGGGCAAGCTGGTGATCGGCGCCGGCGGCACCATTGGCAGCCAGGACTGGATGCAGACCGCGCTGATCGCCCGCGCCGCCGGAGTCGATCCGCAGAAGCTGCGCTATGTCGCCTTCGAGGGTGGGGGTGAGCCGATGACTGCCTTGCTTGGCAGCCATGTACAGGCGGTCATCAGTGGCCTCAGCGAAGGTACGGCACAGCTGGAGGCAGGCAAAGTACGGGTCCTCGCCGTGATGTCCGAGGACCGCCTGCCCGGCAAGCTGACGAACATCCCCACCGCGAAAGAACAGGGCTATGACATCACCTGGCCTATCGTTCGCGGTTTCTACATGGGCCCGGAGGTCAAGGACGAGGACTATGCCTGGTGGAAAGGCCAGTTCGACAAGATGCTGGCCAGCGAGGACTTCGCCCAGCTACGTGAAAAGCGCGACCTGTTCCCGCTGGCCATGACCGGCGATGAGCTGCGCGAGTTCGTGCTCCAGCAGGTCGCCCAGTACAAGCAGCTGGCCGGCGAGTTCGGACTGGTCCAGTAA
- a CDS encoding OprD family porin, with protein MPTAAWQALPPVRRLALAITACTLAPLAHAEFVEDSSASLTTTNIYLNRDFREGAGQNKREEWGQGFLLDIRSGYTEGGVGVGIDALGMLGVKLDSGGGRTGTDLLPVQDDGGTPDQFGRLGLTAKVKVSETELRYGSHIPELPVVKASDSRLLPQVFEGGLLTSREIAGLTFTGGRLDQVIDRASTNSEDLVLNSKNRRFPGGVTSDHLDLAGLDYQFGKSLSGRYFFADLDDVYRQHYFGLLAKQPLGAGTLSSDLRLMLSDDSGAARAGEIDNRALSGMLGYGLGAHKFSLGYQQMSGDTGYAYIDGSDPFLVNFVQINDFANADERSWQARYEYDFAGLGVPGLGLLARYVSGDDAEIVGSSAKGSEWERDLELKYVVQSGPLKDLYVRLRNASFRSDFARDADENRVIVGYSLPIW; from the coding sequence ATGCCGACTGCCGCCTGGCAGGCCCTGCCGCCTGTCCGCCGCCTGGCCCTGGCCATCACCGCCTGCACCCTCGCCCCGCTGGCCCACGCCGAGTTCGTGGAAGACAGCAGCGCCAGCCTGACCACCACCAACATCTACCTCAACCGCGACTTCCGCGAAGGCGCCGGACAGAACAAGCGCGAGGAATGGGGCCAGGGCTTCCTGCTCGACATCAGATCCGGCTACACCGAAGGTGGCGTCGGCGTCGGCATCGACGCCCTGGGCATGCTCGGCGTCAAGCTCGACTCCGGGGGTGGGCGCACCGGCACCGACCTGCTGCCGGTACAGGACGACGGCGGCACCCCGGACCAGTTCGGCCGCCTGGGCCTGACCGCCAAGGTCAAGGTGTCCGAAACCGAGCTGCGCTACGGCTCGCACATCCCCGAGCTGCCGGTGGTCAAGGCCAGCGACAGCCGCCTGCTGCCGCAGGTGTTCGAGGGCGGCCTGCTCACCTCCAGGGAGATCGCCGGTCTGACCTTCACCGGCGGGCGTCTGGACCAGGTGATCGACCGCGCCTCGACCAACTCCGAGGACCTGGTGCTCAACAGCAAGAACCGGCGCTTCCCCGGCGGCGTCACCAGCGACCACCTGGATCTCGCCGGCCTCGACTACCAGTTCGGCAAGAGCCTGAGCGGCCGCTACTTCTTCGCCGACCTCGACGACGTCTACCGCCAGCACTACTTCGGCCTGCTCGCCAAGCAGCCGCTCGGCGCCGGCACCCTCAGCTCCGACCTGCGTCTGATGCTCAGCGACGACAGCGGCGCCGCCCGCGCCGGCGAGATCGACAACCGAGCGCTGAGCGGCATGCTCGGCTATGGCCTGGGGGCCCACAAGTTCAGCCTCGGCTACCAGCAGATGAGCGGCGACACCGGCTACGCCTACATCGACGGCAGCGACCCGTTCCTGGTCAACTTCGTGCAGATCAACGACTTCGCCAACGCCGACGAGCGCTCCTGGCAGGCGCGCTATGAGTACGACTTCGCCGGCCTCGGCGTGCCCGGCCTGGGCTTGCTCGCCCGCTACGTCAGCGGCGATGACGCCGAGATCGTCGGCAGCAGCGCCAAGGGCAGCGAATGGGAGCGCGACCTCGAGCTCAAGTACGTGGTGCAGAGCGGCCCGCTCAAGGACCTCTACGTGCGCCTGCGCAACGCCAGCTTCCGTTCCGACTTCGCCCGCGACGCGGACGAGAACCGAGTGATCGTCGGCTACAGCCTGCCGATCTGGTAA